Proteins from a single region of Cryptococcus neoformans var. grubii H99 chromosome 5, complete sequence:
- a CDS encoding co-chaperone: MKGFLLVALPVLFLSLSTQVFGEPSIPSAAQIVQNANRLLAEGSYSAAARAYGEAIELDPTGYANYYKRATAYLSMGRHNAALDDFEQILRINPGFVQAHYQRAKILAKEGDFAKAQYELKAYVRTKSDSEAEELSHLLTVGEAAEKSALQAFEKGKWQVCVEHSTKALEVGPNSEKLRRLRVNCATELGDINMVYGDLSRLASLDPSTTYLPLQLSNIAYFIRASSQAAAHIKQCLHFDPDSKPCKAVHKTIRSLEKDAARVRNFIESGTYRQAIKILDGDDGLLVRFEKALDDATKPKDGLPPYLAPQFHPKKNSQMRLDLYALACKASVMANDFGEKGAHWCEETMSMNEENVDSWISRGERLLRVEKWEEAMRAVEKAFELSGRSQDILPRVQKAQRLLKQSKQKDYYKVLGVPRDADERAIKKAFRKAAKLAHPDVGGSEEKMAALNEAYEVLSNTELRQRYDNGDDPNDPTGGQQHNPFAHHGGGMPFQFFQQGGGFQGFHQGFPGGGQKMHFQWN; encoded by the exons ATGAAAGGCTTTCTTCTAGTTGCCTTACCTGTgcttttcctctctttATCCACCCAGGTTTTCGGCGAACCATCCATTCCATCAGCAGCTCAGATCGTTCAAAATGCCAATCGTTTATTAGCTGAAGGGTCTTATTCCGCTGCTGCCAGAGCCTATGGAGAGGCTATAG AGCTTGACCCGACTGGATATGCCAACTATTATAAGCGTGCCACAGCATATCTGTCAATGGGTCGTCACAACGCAGCCCTGGATGACTTCGAACAAATTCTCAGGATAAACCCCGGGTTCGTGCAA GCACATTACCAAAGAGCAAAGATCTTAGCTAAAGAGGGGGATTTTGCCAAGGCGCAATATGAACTCAAGGCTTATGTTCGAACCAAAAGCGATTCCGAAGCCGAAGAACTG TCGCACCTCTTGACAGTCGGTGAAGCTGCTGAAAAATCGGCATTGCAAGCATttgaaaagggaaaatgGCAAGTTTGTGTCGAGCACTCGACTAAGGCTTTGGAAGTCGGACCCAATTCGGAGAAGCTGAGACGATTGAGAGTAAATTGTGCAACCGAGTTGGGGGACATAAACATGGTATATGGGGATTTGAG CCGATTGGCATCGTTAGACCCGTCGACGACTTATTTGCCACTACAACTCTCCAATATAGCCTACTTTATCCGAgcatcttcccaagcaGCGGCTCATATAAAACAATGCCTTCATTTCGATCCCGACTCCAAACCTTGCAAGGCTGTACACAAGACCATTAGAAGCCTGGAGAAAGATGCTGCCAGAGTGAGGAACTTCATTGAAAGCGGCACGTACCGTCAGGCGATCAAGATTTTGGATGGAGACGACGGCTTGCTGGTTCGCTTTGAGAAGGCTCTAGATGACGCGACAAAACCTAAAGATGGATTACCACCTTACCTTGCCCCCCAATTCCatccgaagaagaacagcCAGATGAGGCTGGATCTTTATGCTCTCGCATGTAAAGCCTCCGTCATGGCTAATGACTTTGGGGAGAAAGGGGCACACTGGTGTGAGGAGACAATGAGCATGAACGAGGAGAATGTAGATAGCTGGATTTCCAGGGGGGAAAGGTTGTTAAGAGTTGAAAagtgggaagaagccatGCGAGCGGTAGAAAAAGCTTTTGAGCTTTCGGGAAGAAGTCAAGAC ATCCTCCCTCGAGTACAGAAAGCGCAACGCTTGCTCAAGCAATCTAAGCAAAAGGATTATTACAAGGTCCTCGGGGTCCCTAGAGACGCAGATGAGAGGGCAATCAAAAAGGCTTT CCGAAAAGCAGCGAAGCTTGCCCATCCGGATGTTGGAGGAtctgaagagaagatggcggcCTTGAATGAGGCTTACGAAGTACTATCGAATACTG AACTTCGACAACGCTATGACAATGGCGATGATCCAAACGACCCGACGGGCGGTCAGCAACACAACCCATTCGCCCATCATGGCGGTGGTATGCCATTCCAATTCTTCCAGCAGGGTGGTGGATTCCAAGGATTCCACCAAGGTTTCCCTGGCGGAGGTCAGAAGATGCACTTCCAGTGGAACTAG
- a CDS encoding cyanate hydratase: protein MFNLPYHCKALLTIKQEKGLTFDDVAKAINKPEVWTTALFYGQASTDESTADAILNALGGEQFWTDYNDRLERDQEKIDIKRVLNGLSGKGEENMGVKGMITRGATFEVPPKDPVLYRLYEVLVVYGYSYKALIYEKFGDGIMSAIDFRTSLERKKDPKGDRVVITMDGKFLPYSDPSAWGTH, encoded by the exons ATGTTCAACCTTCCTTACCATTGCAAGGCCTTGCTCACAATTAAACAAGAGAAGGGCTTAACTTTCGATGATGTCGCTAAGGCCATCAATAAGCCTGAAGTATGGACCACTGCCCTCTTTTATGGTCAAGCAAGCACCGACGAGAGTACTGCGGATGCTATCCTGAATGCTTTAGGGGGCGAGCAATTCTGGACCGATTATAATGATAGGTTGGAACGAGATCAGGAAAAAATTGACATCAAGAGGGTACTAAATGGGCTATCTGGCAAAGGCGAAGAAAATATGGGCGTAAAAGGCATGATCACCAGAGGCGCTACTTTTGAGGTTCCTCCGAAA GACCCAGTGCTCTACAGGCTTTACGAAGTGCTGGTTGTTTATGGATATTCGTACAAAGCTCTTATCTATGAAAAG TTCGGTGACGGCATTATGTCAGCCATAG ATTTCCGTACTTCTTTGGAGCGCAAAAAGGATCCGAAAGGGGATCGAGTTGTGATTACAATGGATGGCAAG TTTCTTCCTTACTCTGACCCCTCTGCCTGGGGTACACACTAA
- a CDS encoding thioredoxin, which produces MAGGIQNVTSTAEFDGIVRSLPPSRLLVADFHAQWCGPCHAIAPVLEQLAGAYKHVTFVKIDVDQQRELASRFRITAMPTFKLLKGGKEVDQLRGASPPQLSQLISRHAGTAPPPTATASSGSKSQAATGEITESLLKQVISKGLNCLNEAKEHPLSSILGPEKGPRGNSYLESDVDPELLISIPFQDPVKLKAISIFSGISPSQAPKTVKLFINQPNMDFDDAENEAPAQELILTPEQVKGDRIPLRFVRFQNVRSLHILVKDNQEDEETTRIDSIDVYGAQGEKLDPNSTSQSSAGGGSMLEKLLASGK; this is translated from the exons ATGGCTGGTGGTATCCAAAACGTTACATCCACAGCAG AGTTTGACGGCATCGTCCGTTCATTACCCCCCTCACGTTTGCTCGTCGCGG ACTTCCATGCC CAATGGTGTGGACCTTGCCACGCTATCGCACCTGTGTTGGAGCAACTGGCTGGCGCT TATAAACACGTTACGTTTGTT AAAATTGACGTAGATCAACAAAGAGAGCTTGCCTCAAGGTTCAGAATAACTGCTATGCCCACTTTCAAACTCCTGAAAGGCGGTAAAGAGGTTGACCAG CTGCGAGGCGCCTCACCTCCTCAGCTCAGCCAATTGATCTCTCGGCACGCGGGGACTGCGCCCCCGCCCACAGCGACCGCTAGTTCCGGCTCCAAATCGCAAGCAGCTACAGGTGAAATAACGGAATCTCTCCTTAAGCAGGTTATATCAAAGGGACTTAACTGTCTCAATGAAGCCAAAGAACATCCTCTGTCTTCTATCCTCGGACCTGAAAAGGGTCCTCGGGGCAACTCCTACCTTGAATCGGATGTTGATCCTGAGCTCCTTATATCTATACCTTTTCAAGATCCCGTTAAGTTGAAAGCTATCTCAATCTTTTCTGGTATTAGCCCTTCTCAAGCACCCAAAACAGTGAAACTGTTTATTAACCAGCCCAACATGGACTTCGATGATGCGGAAAATGAGGCGCCTGCGCAAGAACTGATTTTGACCCCAGAGCAGGTCAAAGGAGACAGAATCCCATTGCGATTTGTGAGGTTTCAGAACGTGAGAAGCTTGCATATCTTGGTAAAGGACAATcaggaggacgaggagacTACCAGAATTGACTCAATTGACGTGTATGGTGCTC AGGGTGAAAAACTCGACCCCAATTCCACTTCACAGTCTTCTGCTGGCGGCGGCAGCATGCTCGAGAAGCTCTTAGCTTCGGGTAAATAA
- a CDS encoding DNA-directed RNA polymerase I, II, and III subunit RPABC4 → MSQPQSRFTQQNPNPMPDRNVKAPETISYICGDCGAQTAMQPSEFIRCKECGHRVMYKPRTTRIVQFEAR, encoded by the exons ATGTCCCAGCCTCAATCTCGGTTCACCCAGCAAAATCCTAACCCCATGCCTGATCGAAATGTCAAGGCCCCCGAGACCATCTCTTATATATGCGGCG ATTGTGGGGCGCAGACTGCTATGCAACCTTCAGAGTTCATTAGATGCAAGGAATGCGGCCACCGAGTTATGTACAAGCCTCGGACAACGAGAA TC GTGCAATTCGAGgctcgatga